A genomic region of Thermodesulfobium narugense DSM 14796 contains the following coding sequences:
- the gltX gene encoding glutamate--tRNA ligase: MVRVRFAPSPTGALHIGGAHTALFNYLFARRLDGKFILRIEDTDTERSSKEYEAIILESLKWLGIEWDEGPYYQSKRLDLYREKANELLKKGVAYECFCTPEELKERREMMVKMGRPPKYDGRCRDLSEEQKRELRAKGLKPALRIRIPEGKSFLRDAVKGEVSCSNDSLGGDMVIMKSDNYPTYNFAVVVDDIDMNITHVIRGDDHLTNTFKQMIIYKAFGKDLPKFAHIPLLLGPDKTKLSKRHGAASVLEYKEMGYLSDALFNFLSLLGWTPKEGQEIFSRDELISMFCLAKLNSNPAVFDIKRLEWMNSQYIKNMDDSKLFDLAKPFYEKAKINVIKDDYTLRAINLGKVRAKTLEDLVNTTKYFFIDPELTSPEVENIKSNKSTLLLLNRFLELVNSNYESHTDLENKSREMAVSMNLSFKDLVHPLRLILTGMKVGPGLFEVVDALGRDKVIKRVSKFLSES; this comes from the coding sequence ATGGTAAGAGTTCGTTTTGCTCCATCTCCTACAGGTGCGCTCCACATTGGAGGAGCTCACACCGCGCTCTTTAACTATCTTTTTGCAAGACGCCTTGACGGCAAATTTATCTTAAGGATTGAGGACACAGATACAGAAAGGTCATCTAAAGAATACGAGGCAATCATCTTAGAAAGCTTAAAGTGGTTGGGGATAGAGTGGGATGAGGGACCATATTATCAGTCAAAAAGATTAGATCTGTACAGAGAAAAGGCAAATGAACTCCTTAAAAAGGGCGTAGCTTACGAGTGTTTTTGTACCCCAGAAGAGCTTAAGGAAAGACGAGAAATGATGGTGAAGATGGGCAGGCCCCCAAAATATGACGGAAGATGTAGGGATCTTAGCGAAGAACAAAAAAGAGAACTAAGGGCAAAGGGCCTTAAACCTGCTCTCAGAATCAGAATCCCTGAGGGAAAGTCTTTTTTGCGTGATGCGGTAAAGGGCGAAGTTTCATGTTCCAACGATAGCCTAGGTGGGGATATGGTGATAATGAAATCAGACAATTATCCTACCTATAATTTTGCTGTGGTTGTAGATGACATAGACATGAACATTACTCACGTAATAAGAGGAGACGATCACCTTACAAATACGTTTAAACAAATGATAATTTATAAGGCCTTTGGCAAAGATTTGCCAAAATTTGCTCATATACCGCTTCTTTTGGGACCGGATAAGACGAAGCTTTCCAAAAGACACGGTGCAGCAAGTGTGCTGGAGTATAAAGAAATGGGATATCTCTCTGACGCCCTTTTCAACTTTCTCTCTCTCCTTGGGTGGACGCCGAAAGAGGGGCAGGAGATATTTTCCAGAGATGAACTGATCTCTATGTTTTGTCTTGCGAAACTTAATTCTAATCCTGCGGTATTTGACATAAAGAGGTTGGAGTGGATGAATTCTCAGTATATAAAGAACATGGACGACTCAAAGCTGTTTGACCTTGCTAAACCATTTTATGAAAAGGCAAAGATAAATGTAATAAAGGACGACTATACTCTGCGTGCCATAAATTTAGGCAAGGTTAGAGCAAAGACTTTAGAGGATCTGGTGAATACAACTAAGTATTTCTTTATAGATCCAGAACTGACCTCTCCAGAAGTGGAAAATATAAAATCAAATAAGTCAACCCTTTTACTTTTGAATAGATTTCTTGAGCTAGTAAATAGTAACTATGAATCTCATACAGATTTAGAAAACAAATCAAGAGAGATGGCAGTTTCTATGAATCTTTCTTTTAAAGACCTCGTTCATCCACTTAGGCTTATATTAACAGGAATGAAGGTAGGCCCAGGACTATTTGAAGTAGTAGATGCGCTTGGTAGGGATAAAGTTATAAAAAGGGTTTCAAAATTTCTAAGTGAGTCTTAG